The Streptomyces phaeolivaceus genome has a window encoding:
- a CDS encoding ROK family transcriptional regulator, which translates to MGSHAGAGDLLELVRSGRAVTRGALQQATGLSRATVGQRLDRLFRAGWLREGAGGPVGSPLGGRPSITLEFDDEHAVVLAADLDTRHARAAVLSLTGEIQAEHTGTLVIEEGPDAVLDELGRWFAELLEKAGRPADAVCGIGLAVPGPVDTDTGRVVQPPIMPGWDGYDIRARLARAFTAHADGPAGVPVLVDNDANLMAYGEQRTGYPDCSAFALVKVSTGIGAGVVVGGSIYRGIDGGAGDIGHIRVPQGAEALCKCGSYGCLAAVASGGAVARRLAEAGVPAASGSDVRDLLTAGHPGAAALAREAGRVVGDVLATVVTLLNPGVLMIAGDLAGTPFLTGVRELLYQRALSRSTAHLDVVTSKLGERAGLVGAGALVVEHLYAPERAEARLAALGV; encoded by the coding sequence GTGGGCAGTCACGCCGGTGCCGGAGATCTGCTGGAGCTGGTCCGCAGCGGCCGGGCCGTCACCCGTGGCGCGCTCCAGCAGGCCACGGGGCTGTCCCGGGCCACGGTCGGCCAGCGTCTGGACCGGCTCTTCCGCGCGGGCTGGCTCCGCGAGGGCGCCGGAGGCCCCGTCGGCTCACCCCTCGGCGGCCGTCCCTCCATCACCCTGGAGTTCGACGACGAGCACGCGGTCGTCCTCGCCGCCGACCTCGACACCCGCCACGCCCGCGCCGCCGTCCTCTCCCTCACCGGCGAGATCCAGGCCGAGCACACCGGCACCCTGGTCATCGAGGAGGGCCCCGATGCGGTCCTCGACGAACTCGGGCGCTGGTTCGCCGAGTTGCTGGAGAAGGCGGGCCGGCCGGCCGACGCGGTCTGCGGCATCGGCCTCGCGGTGCCCGGCCCGGTGGACACCGACACCGGCCGCGTGGTCCAGCCGCCGATCATGCCCGGCTGGGACGGCTACGACATAAGGGCCCGCCTGGCCCGCGCCTTCACCGCACACGCGGACGGCCCGGCCGGAGTCCCGGTCCTCGTCGACAACGACGCCAACCTCATGGCGTACGGCGAACAGCGCACCGGATACCCCGACTGCTCGGCGTTCGCGCTGGTCAAGGTCTCCACGGGGATCGGCGCGGGCGTGGTGGTCGGGGGCTCCATATATCGCGGCATCGACGGCGGCGCCGGGGACATCGGCCACATCCGGGTCCCGCAGGGCGCGGAGGCGCTGTGCAAGTGCGGCTCGTACGGCTGTCTGGCGGCGGTCGCGAGCGGCGGCGCCGTGGCCCGACGGCTGGCGGAGGCGGGGGTTCCGGCGGCCTCGGGATCGGACGTACGGGATCTGCTGACCGCCGGGCATCCCGGGGCGGCGGCGCTCGCGCGGGAGGCGGGCCGGGTCGTCGGGGACGTCCTGGCGACGGTGGTGACCCTGCTGAACCCCGGAGTTCTGATGATCGCCGGTGATTTGGCCGGAACCCCCTTCCTCACGGGCGTACGCGAACTGCTCTACCAGCGGGCCCTGTCCCGCTCCACGGCCCATCTGGACGTGGTCACCTCGAAGCTGGGGGAGCGGGCGGGCCTGGTGGGGGCGGGTGCGCTGGTCGTCGAGCATCTGTACGCGCCGGAGCGGGCCGAGGCGCGGTTGGCGGCGCTGGGGGTGTGA
- a CDS encoding MGH1-like glycoside hydrolase domain-containing protein codes for MDRTTQLTARRPGAGGHVGRDVYDPAVPSPPLRRAAAQVLADNWTGRSTVPSRKLYPHQWSWDSAFIAIGLRHLSPLRAQTELETLFAAQWGDGRIPHIVFNPSVPLDAYFPSPDFWRSSTAGRAAGAPLTTQTSGIVQPPVHALAAWLVHRADPGLSRARGFLSRVYPRLAAWHRYLLHRRDLGGGGLASVVHPWEQGMDNSPAWDAPLARIVPAPARSFRRADLDHGAAEDRPTDLDYGRYVRLAADYRDAGYRDRTGVRNGGGGGGGGGGAAGPGGFAVEDPAFNALLIASEHALALIAKELGAPGTGRRARAERLTAALVERLWDPAEGMFLCRDVTTDALIPERGVSGLIPLLLPGLPRDLVAALVRTVHGPRFGLGDTTRLVPSYDLTGEAFDPHRYWRGPAWFNTNWLLERGLRLHGELGRADALRAGLLETAGASGFAEYVDPYTGEACGALGFGWTAALTLDLLHQGDPDHGPGLGSDPGSDLGSGQDHDGHGPRLAPHDGSHHQPHDGRHHDRPHDGPQHHDNEVVFGMSDQGGDRG; via the coding sequence GTGGACCGCACAACCCAGCTCACCGCACGTCGCCCCGGCGCGGGTGGGCACGTCGGACGCGATGTATACGATCCGGCCGTGCCGTCACCTCCGTTGCGGCGCGCGGCGGCCCAGGTGCTGGCCGACAACTGGACGGGCCGGTCCACGGTGCCCTCGCGCAAGCTGTATCCGCACCAGTGGTCGTGGGACTCGGCGTTCATCGCGATCGGACTGCGGCATCTGTCGCCGCTGCGCGCGCAGACCGAGTTGGAGACGCTGTTCGCCGCGCAGTGGGGCGACGGACGGATCCCGCACATCGTCTTCAACCCCTCCGTGCCGCTCGACGCGTACTTCCCGAGCCCCGACTTCTGGCGCTCCTCGACCGCGGGACGGGCCGCGGGCGCCCCGCTCACCACCCAGACCTCGGGGATCGTGCAGCCGCCGGTGCACGCGCTGGCGGCGTGGCTGGTGCACCGGGCGGACCCGGGGCTGTCGCGGGCGCGCGGCTTCCTGTCCCGGGTGTATCCGCGACTGGCCGCCTGGCACCGCTATCTGCTGCACCGCCGCGATCTGGGCGGGGGCGGGCTGGCCTCGGTCGTCCACCCCTGGGAGCAGGGCATGGACAACAGCCCCGCCTGGGACGCGCCCCTCGCCCGGATCGTCCCGGCCCCGGCCCGCTCCTTCCGCCGCGCCGACCTCGACCACGGCGCGGCCGAGGACCGGCCGACGGATCTGGACTACGGACGGTATGTGCGGCTGGCGGCGGACTACCGGGACGCCGGGTACCGGGACCGGACGGGTGTGCGGAACGGTGGCGGGGGCGGTGGCGGGGGCGGGGGCGCGGCCGGGCCCGGCGGGTTCGCCGTCGAGGACCCCGCCTTCAACGCCCTCCTCATCGCCTCCGAGCACGCCCTCGCCCTGATCGCGAAGGAGTTGGGCGCACCGGGCACGGGCCGGCGCGCCCGCGCGGAGCGTCTGACGGCGGCCCTGGTGGAGCGGCTGTGGGACCCGGCGGAGGGGATGTTCCTCTGCCGGGACGTCACCACGGACGCGCTGATCCCCGAGCGCGGCGTCTCCGGTCTGATTCCTCTTCTGCTCCCCGGCCTCCCCCGCGACCTCGTCGCCGCCCTGGTGCGCACGGTCCACGGCCCGCGCTTCGGGCTCGGCGACACCACCCGGCTGGTGCCCTCGTACGACCTCACCGGCGAGGCGTTCGATCCGCACCGCTACTGGCGCGGGCCGGCCTGGTTCAACACCAACTGGCTGCTGGAGCGCGGCCTTCGGCTGCACGGCGAACTGGGGCGGGCCGACGCGCTGCGGGCGGGGCTGCTGGAGACCGCGGGCGCGTCCGGGTTCGCCGAGTACGTGGACCCGTACACCGGCGAGGCCTGCGGAGCGCTCGGCTTCGGCTGGACGGCCGCGCTCACCCTCGACCTGCTGCACCAGGGCGACCCGGACCACGGACCCGGCCTCGGGTCCGACCCTGGGTCCGACCTCGGGTCGGGTCAGGATCACGACGGCCATGGGCCGCGCCTCGCCCCGCACGACGGATCGCACCACCAACCGCACGACGGACGACACCACGACCGTCCGCACGACGGACCACAACACCACGACAACGAGGTCGTGTTCGGCATGAGTGACCAGGGAGGGGACCGGGGATGA
- a CDS encoding amylo-alpha-1,6-glucosidase, with amino-acid sequence MTDRHHLLVRGGTFAAVGDGGDISGVRGGSSPDGLFVRDARHLSRWQLTVDGAVPETLTPVADGDTARCVLVPRGGRREPAAYTLFREQAVSDSAFVETLRITSNRPVATTVRIAITADADFTDQFELRSDFRTYAKSGVVRKREVLDDGVEFSYRRGEWRSCTTVTAEPAPDSVEETGTGARRLVWALDVAPHGSTELTLRVMARPHGDRRAIRVPRSPVAVHEQLRSAEDEFVEGVAFPTGWPELAAACARGLADLAALQVSAAGPDGETLRVPAAGAPWFLTLLGRDALLTSLFTLPYRPEPAAATLLALAAAQATEVGIGSVAQPGKIVHEMRHGELAHFGQVPYGRYYGSVDATPLFLVLLGTYVEQTGDVTLARRLEPHARAAIGWMLDHGGLTSRGYLVYRADQGGLANQNWKDSPGSICSADGSRPAAGPVMAAGAQGYAYDALRRTAVLARTVWEDEVYAALLEQAAGDLRDRFQRDFWMPRHDFPALALDSEGRQVDALASDAGHLLWSGLLDKEYGKLVGRRLLEPDFFSGWGVRTLAAGQPAYHPLSYHRGSVWPHDNALITLGLARYGLHDEARAVAAGMVDTAVAAGYRLPEVLAGYARDTHPVPVPYPHACVREARSAAAPLALLTAVGGA; translated from the coding sequence ATGACGGACCGGCATCACCTGCTCGTGCGCGGCGGGACGTTCGCCGCCGTGGGCGACGGCGGCGACATCAGCGGGGTGCGGGGCGGCAGTTCACCGGACGGGCTGTTCGTCCGGGACGCCCGGCATCTGAGCCGGTGGCAGCTGACCGTCGACGGCGCGGTTCCCGAGACGCTCACACCGGTCGCCGACGGTGACACCGCGCGCTGTGTGCTGGTGCCCCGGGGCGGGCGCCGGGAGCCGGCCGCGTACACGCTCTTCCGTGAACAGGCCGTCTCCGACAGCGCGTTCGTGGAGACGCTGCGTATCACCAGCAATCGCCCGGTGGCGACCACGGTCCGGATCGCGATCACCGCGGACGCCGACTTCACCGACCAGTTCGAGTTGCGCTCCGACTTCCGTACGTACGCCAAGAGCGGTGTCGTCAGGAAGCGCGAAGTCCTCGACGACGGTGTGGAGTTCAGCTACCGGCGCGGTGAGTGGCGGTCGTGTACGACGGTGACGGCCGAGCCCGCGCCGGACAGCGTGGAGGAGACCGGGACGGGGGCGCGACGGCTCGTCTGGGCGCTCGATGTCGCACCGCACGGTTCGACGGAGCTGACCCTGCGGGTGATGGCCCGGCCGCACGGCGACCGGCGCGCCATCCGGGTACCGCGCTCACCGGTCGCCGTGCACGAGCAACTCCGGTCCGCCGAGGACGAGTTCGTGGAGGGCGTGGCCTTCCCCACCGGCTGGCCGGAGCTGGCCGCCGCCTGTGCGCGGGGCCTCGCGGATCTCGCCGCGCTCCAGGTCTCGGCGGCCGGCCCGGACGGCGAGACCCTGCGGGTACCGGCGGCCGGAGCGCCCTGGTTCCTCACCCTCCTCGGCCGGGACGCCCTGCTGACCTCCCTGTTCACCCTCCCCTACCGGCCGGAGCCGGCCGCCGCCACCCTGCTCGCGCTCGCCGCCGCCCAGGCCACCGAGGTCGGCATCGGCTCGGTGGCGCAGCCCGGCAAGATCGTGCACGAGATGCGGCACGGCGAACTGGCGCACTTCGGGCAGGTTCCGTACGGCCGTTACTACGGCTCGGTGGACGCGACCCCGCTCTTCCTCGTCCTCCTCGGCACGTATGTCGAGCAGACCGGCGACGTCACCCTGGCCCGCCGCCTCGAACCCCACGCCCGCGCCGCGATCGGCTGGATGCTCGACCACGGCGGCCTCACCTCGCGCGGCTATCTCGTCTACCGCGCCGACCAGGGCGGCCTCGCCAACCAGAACTGGAAGGACTCCCCCGGCTCGATCTGCTCCGCCGACGGCAGCCGGCCCGCCGCCGGGCCGGTGATGGCGGCGGGCGCGCAGGGCTACGCGTACGACGCGCTGCGCCGCACCGCCGTGCTGGCCCGCACGGTGTGGGAGGACGAGGTGTACGCGGCGCTCCTGGAGCAGGCCGCCGGTGACCTCCGCGACCGTTTCCAGCGGGACTTCTGGATGCCCCGACACGACTTCCCCGCGCTGGCGTTGGACAGCGAGGGGCGGCAGGTCGACGCGCTCGCCTCGGACGCCGGGCATCTGCTGTGGTCGGGGCTGCTGGACAAGGAGTACGGGAAGCTGGTGGGGCGGCGGCTGCTGGAGCCCGACTTCTTCTCCGGCTGGGGCGTGCGGACGCTGGCCGCCGGGCAGCCCGCGTACCACCCGCTGTCGTACCACCGGGGGTCGGTGTGGCCGCACGACAACGCGCTGATCACGCTGGGGCTGGCGCGGTACGGGCTGCACGACGAGGCGCGGGCGGTGGCGGCGGGGATGGTGGACACGGCGGTGGCAGCCGGGTACCGGCTGCCGGAGGTTCTTGCGGGGTACGCGCGGGACACGCATCCGGTGCCGGTGCCGTATCCGCATGCGTGTGTTCGGGAGGCTCGGTCCGCAGCGGCGCCCTTGGCGTTGCTGACCGCGGTGGGGGGCGCCTAG
- a CDS encoding polysaccharide pyruvyl transferase family protein: protein MPHCAHHVSYVLTVLDRLVPAGTRCAVIGAPLNSNVGDSAIWLGQRALLGALGADVRYACDLMSYDAGHLAACLPDGPIMLTGGGNLGDLWEDSQLLREQVLRDFPDRRIVQLPQSVHFTDHTNLTRARRVFDAHPDLTLLLRDRHSLHRCRTVFEAPALLAPDLAFAVPPDALTGGTVAHDVVWLAREDKESAKGPPAGRGAARRGHSGPYVFDWTREGADLDWRRAKEALWRSRARALCRAGSGDPPGAVPALLAAYDGLARLQLARGCRLLTAGRVAVTDRLHGHVLALLLGLPHILVADRYGKARSHWETWTTHRPPTTQWAWTEGEARQRAGRLLEALRAP from the coding sequence GTGCCCCACTGCGCGCACCATGTCTCGTACGTCCTCACCGTCCTGGACCGCCTGGTCCCGGCCGGCACCCGGTGCGCGGTCATCGGCGCCCCGCTGAACTCCAACGTCGGCGACAGCGCGATCTGGCTCGGCCAGCGCGCGCTGCTCGGCGCGCTCGGGGCCGACGTCCGCTACGCCTGCGACCTGATGTCGTACGACGCCGGGCATCTCGCGGCCTGCCTCCCGGACGGCCCGATCATGCTGACGGGCGGCGGCAACCTCGGCGACCTGTGGGAGGACAGCCAACTCCTGCGCGAACAGGTCCTACGGGACTTCCCGGACCGCCGGATCGTGCAGCTGCCGCAGTCCGTGCACTTCACGGACCACACCAACCTCACCCGCGCCCGCCGTGTCTTCGACGCCCACCCCGATCTGACGCTGCTGCTGCGCGACCGGCACAGCCTGCACCGCTGCCGCACCGTGTTCGAGGCCCCCGCGCTGCTCGCCCCCGACCTGGCCTTCGCCGTACCGCCGGACGCGCTCACCGGCGGCACGGTCGCCCATGACGTGGTCTGGCTGGCCAGGGAGGACAAGGAGTCCGCGAAGGGCCCACCGGCGGGCCGGGGAGCCGCACGGAGGGGCCACTCCGGCCCGTACGTCTTCGACTGGACCCGGGAGGGCGCCGACCTCGACTGGCGCCGGGCCAAGGAGGCCCTGTGGCGGAGCCGGGCCCGCGCCCTGTGCCGCGCCGGTTCCGGCGACCCGCCCGGCGCGGTCCCCGCCCTCCTCGCCGCCTACGACGGCCTGGCCCGTCTCCAACTCGCGCGCGGCTGCCGCCTGTTGACCGCAGGCCGCGTCGCCGTCACCGACCGCCTCCACGGCCATGTCCTCGCCCTCCTCCTCGGCCTCCCCCACATCCTCGTCGCCGACCGCTACGGCAAGGCCCGCAGCCACTGGGAGACTTGGACCACCCACCGCCCCCCGACCACGCAGTGGGCGTGGACGGAGGGGGAGGCGAGGCAGAGGGCGGGGCGCCTGCTGGAGGCCCTCCGGGCCCCGTAA
- the dusB gene encoding tRNA dihydrouridine synthase DusB: MPSNAPAAPLRIGPHIVSPPVVLAPMAGITNAPFRTLCREFSGGKGLFVSEMITTRALVERNEKTMQLIHFDATEKPRSIQLYGVDPATVGKAVRMIAEEGLADHIDLNFGCPVPKVTRKGGGSALPYKRHLLRAILREAVSGAGDLPVTMKMRKGIDDDHITYLDAGRIAVEEGVTAIALHGRTAAQHYGGTADWDAIARLKEHVPEIPVLGNGDIWSARDALRMVRETGCDGVVVGRGCLGRPWLFADLVAAFEGRPDDIAAPTLREVAAIMVRHATLLGEWSGDESKGVVDFRKHVAWYLKGFAVGSEMRKRLAITSSLAELRAGLDELDLDQPWPAGADGPRGRTSGNNRVVLPDGWLKDPYDCAGVGEEAELDTSGG, from the coding sequence ATGCCCTCGAACGCGCCCGCCGCGCCGCTCCGGATCGGCCCGCACATCGTCTCCCCGCCCGTCGTCCTCGCCCCCATGGCCGGGATCACGAACGCGCCCTTCCGCACCCTGTGCAGGGAGTTCAGTGGTGGCAAGGGCCTGTTCGTCAGCGAGATGATCACCACGCGGGCGCTGGTCGAGCGCAACGAGAAGACCATGCAGCTGATCCACTTCGACGCGACCGAGAAGCCGCGCTCGATCCAGCTGTACGGCGTGGACCCGGCGACCGTCGGCAAGGCCGTCCGCATGATCGCGGAGGAGGGCCTCGCCGACCACATCGACCTCAACTTCGGCTGCCCTGTCCCGAAGGTCACCCGCAAGGGCGGCGGCTCCGCGCTGCCGTACAAGCGCCACCTGCTCCGGGCCATCCTCCGCGAGGCCGTGAGCGGCGCCGGCGACCTCCCGGTCACCATGAAGATGCGCAAGGGCATCGACGACGACCACATCACCTACCTCGACGCCGGCCGGATCGCCGTCGAGGAGGGCGTCACGGCCATCGCCCTGCACGGCCGCACCGCCGCCCAGCACTACGGCGGCACCGCCGACTGGGACGCCATCGCCCGCCTCAAGGAGCACGTCCCCGAGATCCCCGTCCTCGGCAACGGCGACATCTGGTCCGCCCGGGACGCGCTGCGCATGGTCCGCGAGACCGGCTGCGACGGAGTGGTCGTGGGGCGCGGCTGCCTGGGCCGCCCATGGCTGTTCGCGGACCTGGTCGCCGCCTTCGAGGGCCGGCCGGACGACATCGCGGCGCCGACCCTCCGCGAGGTCGCCGCCATCATGGTCCGGCATGCCACGCTCCTCGGCGAGTGGAGCGGCGACGAGTCCAAGGGCGTCGTCGACTTCCGCAAGCATGTGGCCTGGTACCTCAAGGGCTTCGCCGTCGGCTCCGAGATGCGCAAGCGGCTCGCCATCACCTCCTCCCTCGCCGAACTCCGCGCCGGGCTCGACGAGTTGGACCTCGACCAGCCCTGGCCGGCCGGCGCCGACGGCCCTCGCGGCCGTACCTCCGGCAACAACCGCGTCGTCCTGCCCGACGGCTGGCTCAAGGACCCGTACGACTGCGCGGGCGTCGGCGAGGAAGCCGAACTGGACACGTCCGGGGGCTAG
- a CDS encoding MFS transporter — MPELSRRRRLLVLAICCTSLLIVSLDNTVLNVALPSMQRDLDASLAGLQWTIDAYTLVLAALLMLAGSTADRIGRKRVFMAGLVVFSVGSLLCSLAPNLESLVAFRMVQAVGGSMLNPVAMSIITNTFTDPRERARAIGAWGAVVGISMAAGPIIGGLLVESVGWRSIFWINLPVGLAALLLTWRYVPESRAAKARRPDPVGQLLVIALLGSLTYAIIEAPTAPLAETLALAGVALAALLALLRYEPRRDEPLIDLRFFRSAPFSGATVIAVSAFAALGGFLFLSTLYLQNVRGLDALQAGLWMLPMALLCFVCAPIAGRLVGSRGPRLPLLIAGVAMTASGVLFAAFEAETGNVTLVIGYVLFGLGFGFVNAPITNTAVSGMPRAQAGVAAAVASTSRQIGQTLGVAVIGAVLAAGIGASSYADSFVSAARPAWWILTACGFVVLIVGALTTGTWARHTADRTAERLESPEVRDSAGVRP; from the coding sequence ATGCCCGAGCTCAGCCGCCGCCGCCGTCTGCTGGTGCTCGCGATCTGCTGCACCAGCCTCCTGATCGTGAGCCTGGACAACACCGTCCTGAATGTCGCCCTGCCCTCGATGCAGCGCGATCTCGACGCGAGCCTCGCGGGGCTCCAGTGGACCATCGACGCCTACACCCTCGTCCTCGCGGCGCTGCTGATGCTGGCCGGGTCGACGGCGGACCGGATCGGCCGCAAACGGGTCTTCATGGCGGGCCTGGTCGTCTTCTCCGTCGGCTCGCTGCTGTGCTCCCTCGCCCCGAACCTCGAATCGCTGGTCGCGTTCCGGATGGTGCAGGCGGTCGGCGGCTCGATGCTCAACCCGGTCGCGATGTCGATCATCACCAACACGTTCACGGACCCGCGCGAGCGGGCGCGGGCGATCGGCGCGTGGGGCGCGGTGGTGGGCATCTCGATGGCGGCGGGCCCGATCATCGGCGGGCTCCTCGTCGAGTCGGTCGGCTGGCGCTCGATCTTCTGGATCAATCTGCCGGTCGGTCTGGCCGCGCTGCTGCTGACCTGGCGGTACGTCCCCGAGTCCCGTGCGGCGAAGGCCCGCCGCCCCGACCCCGTCGGACAGCTCCTCGTCATCGCGCTGCTCGGCTCCCTCACGTACGCGATCATCGAGGCGCCGACCGCGCCCCTCGCCGAGACCCTGGCCCTCGCCGGTGTCGCCCTCGCCGCGCTCCTCGCCCTCCTCCGCTACGAGCCCCGCCGCGACGAACCCCTGATCGACCTGCGCTTCTTCCGCTCGGCCCCGTTCAGCGGGGCGACCGTGATCGCGGTCAGCGCGTTCGCCGCGCTCGGCGGTTTCCTCTTCCTGTCGACGCTGTATCTGCAGAACGTGCGCGGCCTGGACGCCCTGCAGGCCGGTCTGTGGATGCTCCCGATGGCGCTCCTGTGCTTCGTCTGCGCGCCGATCGCCGGACGGCTGGTCGGCAGCCGGGGCCCGCGGCTGCCCCTGCTCATCGCCGGGGTCGCGATGACCGCGAGCGGGGTGCTCTTCGCCGCGTTCGAGGCCGAGACCGGGAACGTCACCCTCGTCATCGGCTACGTCCTCTTCGGCCTCGGCTTCGGCTTCGTCAACGCGCCCATCACCAACACGGCCGTCTCCGGCATGCCCCGCGCCCAGGCCGGTGTCGCCGCCGCGGTCGCCTCCACCAGCCGCCAGATCGGCCAGACCCTGGGCGTCGCGGTCATCGGCGCGGTCCTGGCGGCGGGCATCGGCGCCTCCTCGTACGCCGACTCCTTCGTCTCGGCCGCCCGCCCCGCCTGGTGGATCCTCACGGCCTGCGGCTTCGTCGTACTGATCGTCGGTGCCCTCACCACAGGCACCTGGGCCCGCCACACCGCCGACCGCACGGCCGAACGCCTGGAGTCACCGGAGGTACGGGACTCGGCGGGGGTTCGGCCCTAG
- a CDS encoding IS701 family transposase, with translation MTVEQVESWSEGVAGLHARFAHRFGRSEPRERALDYLNGLVAPLEKKNGWTLSEQVGQLRPDGVQRLLNHSDWDENAVRDDVRDFVVETIGAKNAVLICDDTGFLKKGTKSAGVQRQYTGTAGRTENCQIGTFLAYASARGRALIDRELYIPVSWTDDRERCRAAGIDDEIPFATKNEHCKWMLQRAVDAGIPFAWVTADEAYGQVKHLRVWLEERRIAHVLATKVNDTVTTADGGDARVDQLVAALPRQAWKRVSGGQGAHGERIYDWARVAIRPYWENGFGHWVLARRSISDPTEIAYYVCYGSVASRLKDLVKVAAARWAVEECFQTAKGECGLDHYQVRLYRAWYRHITLAMAALAYLTAVRAAEAAKGAERTTSKTSYPSASRRSAD, from the coding sequence CTGACGGTTGAGCAGGTCGAGTCGTGGTCCGAGGGGGTGGCCGGGCTCCATGCCCGGTTCGCCCACCGTTTCGGCAGGTCGGAGCCCCGCGAGCGGGCGCTGGACTACCTGAACGGACTCGTCGCGCCGCTGGAGAAGAAGAACGGGTGGACGCTGTCCGAGCAGGTCGGGCAGCTCCGCCCGGACGGCGTCCAGCGCCTGCTCAACCACTCCGACTGGGACGAGAACGCGGTCCGCGACGATGTGCGCGACTTCGTCGTGGAGACCATCGGAGCCAAGAACGCGGTCCTGATCTGCGACGACACCGGTTTCCTGAAGAAGGGCACCAAGTCCGCCGGAGTCCAGCGGCAGTACACAGGTACCGCCGGCCGCACGGAGAACTGCCAGATCGGGACCTTCCTGGCCTACGCCTCCGCCAGGGGGCGGGCATTGATCGACCGTGAGCTCTACATCCCCGTTTCCTGGACGGATGACCGTGAGCGCTGCCGCGCAGCCGGGATCGACGACGAGATCCCCTTCGCGACCAAGAATGAGCACTGCAAGTGGATGCTGCAACGTGCCGTCGACGCAGGCATCCCGTTCGCGTGGGTCACCGCTGACGAGGCATACGGGCAGGTCAAGCACCTGCGGGTATGGCTGGAGGAACGCAGGATCGCGCACGTACTGGCCACCAAGGTCAACGACACCGTGACCACGGCGGACGGCGGCGACGCCAGGGTGGACCAGTTGGTCGCCGCCCTGCCCAGGCAAGCGTGGAAGCGGGTTTCCGGGGGCCAGGGCGCGCACGGCGAACGGATCTACGACTGGGCCCGCGTCGCCATCCGCCCGTACTGGGAGAACGGCTTCGGGCACTGGGTTCTGGCCCGCCGCAGCATCAGCGACCCCACCGAGATCGCCTACTACGTCTGCTACGGATCGGTGGCCTCCCGGCTGAAAGACCTGGTCAAGGTAGCCGCCGCGAGGTGGGCGGTGGAGGAGTGCTTCCAGACCGCCAAGGGCGAGTGCGGCCTGGACCACTACCAGGTGAGGCTCTACCGGGCCTGGTACCGCCACATCACCCTGGCCATGGCCGCCCTCGCCTACCTGACCGCCGTCCGCGCCGCAGAAGCCGCAAAAGGGGCGGAGCGAACGACGAGCAAGACCTCATACCCCTCAGCGTCCCGGAGATCCGCCGACTGA
- a CDS encoding SRPBCC domain-containing protein translates to MATRSTGLTKDAGWQVGVSRTLPQSPSAVWEFISGPRGLELWLGAGARLAPERGAAYETDSGATGEVRGYRPGDRIRVTYGETTVQVAVSAAGGGRSVLVFHQERMAGPEEREHQRGHWQHVMDQVAEALDQLA, encoded by the coding sequence ATGGCCACGCGATCCACCGGACTCACCAAGGACGCCGGATGGCAGGTCGGTGTCTCCCGCACCCTGCCCCAATCGCCCTCCGCCGTATGGGAGTTCATCAGCGGGCCGCGCGGGCTGGAGCTGTGGCTCGGGGCCGGGGCGCGGCTCGCTCCCGAGCGCGGCGCCGCGTACGAGACCGACTCGGGCGCCACGGGTGAGGTGCGCGGCTATCGGCCCGGTGACCGTATCCGTGTCACGTACGGCGAGACGACCGTCCAGGTCGCCGTCTCGGCGGCCGGGGGCGGCAGGTCGGTGCTCGTCTTCCATCAGGAGCGCATGGCCGGCCCCGAGGAGCGGGAGCACCAACGGGGCCACTGGCAGCATGTGATGGACCAGGTCGCCGAGGCCCTCGATCAACTGGCCTGA
- a CDS encoding CGNR zinc finger domain-containing protein, translated as MGSTSRASAAKGVSGVSAADGIRLRSYSGNVYRFDPGALCLELLVTGGPGALTRHEVLHTPDDLVAWADQSRLTPTPLALHITADDVAYARRLRDALTRTVVSRVVGGTGLPELGVAPADAADLALVNEAAARPPLAPAIGADGTRTWATGTATGAQLLSTVARDAVDLLTGPYAERIRMCAGDRCYLLYVDTSRPGRRRWCSMEHCGNRHKVRAHRVRRSGTAPVE; from the coding sequence ATGGGTTCGACGTCCAGGGCATCGGCTGCGAAGGGGGTGTCGGGAGTGTCGGCAGCGGATGGCATCCGGCTGCGGTCCTACTCCGGGAACGTCTACCGGTTCGATCCGGGCGCTCTCTGTCTGGAGCTGCTCGTCACCGGCGGCCCCGGCGCCCTGACCCGCCACGAGGTGCTGCACACCCCCGACGACCTGGTCGCATGGGCCGATCAGTCCCGGCTCACCCCCACGCCCCTCGCTCTCCACATCACGGCGGACGACGTGGCGTACGCCCGACGGCTGCGCGACGCGCTGACCCGTACGGTCGTCTCCCGCGTCGTCGGCGGCACCGGGCTCCCCGAGCTGGGCGTAGCCCCGGCGGACGCCGCCGACCTCGCCCTCGTCAACGAGGCCGCGGCCCGCCCCCCGCTCGCCCCGGCGATCGGCGCGGACGGCACCCGGACCTGGGCCACCGGAACGGCGACCGGCGCGCAGCTCCTCTCCACGGTCGCCCGCGACGCCGTCGACCTCCTCACCGGGCCGTACGCGGAACGCATACGGATGTGCGCCGGCGACCGCTGCTATCTCCTCTACGTCGACACCTCACGCCCCGGCCGCCGCCGCTGGTGCTCGATGGAGCACTGCGGCAACCGCCACAAGGTCCGCGCCCACCGGGTACGCCGCTCCGGGACCGCCCCGGTCGAGTAG